The Borrelia hispanica CRI genome has a window encoding:
- a CDS encoding undecaprenyl phosphate translocase family protein, giving the protein MGIYIKGLLIGIASIIPGISGGTIALITGIYYNIIYSSTSLIKLKKVKENIIFLGKLSLGILTSTTIFAKILKNYILDNSTKEMYLNIFFIGLILGSIFTLKKEINTNSTFNINTKINKYLLFTSGLLTILLLLILKHHDVSLKLTTNQDKTSIQYYLLLACSGIIGGSAMILPGISGSLILLSLGTYKEIINIIAQIKIIPCIIFSTFTIIGIGITIIIIKKTMEKYLIDFLYLSIGLISGTIIQIIFLTTKLQIKFSPQIYVFSIILFIGGIYINNLFNNNNNPKI; this is encoded by the coding sequence ATGGGAATTTATATAAAAGGCCTCTTAATTGGTATCGCAAGTATAATACCAGGCATTTCAGGAGGCACGATAGCCTTAATAACAGGAATATACTATAACATCATTTATTCGTCAACAAGTCTTATAAAACTAAAAAAAGTAAAAGAAAACATAATTTTTTTAGGGAAATTATCACTTGGAATATTAACCTCAACAACAATATTTGCAAAAATACTTAAAAACTATATTTTAGACAATTCAACAAAAGAAATGTATTTAAATATATTTTTTATAGGATTAATCCTAGGAAGTATATTTACATTAAAAAAAGAAATTAATACAAATTCAACATTTAACATCAATACAAAAATTAATAAATACTTATTATTTACATCTGGCCTTTTAACTATACTATTGCTCTTAATCCTAAAGCATCATGACGTATCACTAAAACTAACAACAAATCAAGATAAAACCTCAATTCAATACTATTTATTACTTGCCTGTTCAGGAATAATAGGTGGTTCCGCAATGATATTACCAGGTATCTCAGGTTCACTCATATTATTAAGTCTTGGAACTTATAAAGAAATAATCAACATAATAGCACAAATTAAAATAATACCATGTATCATATTTAGCACTTTTACAATAATAGGAATAGGAATTACAATAATAATAATTAAAAAAACAATGGAAAAATATTTAATCGATTTTCTATATCTATCTATAGGACTAATTTCAGGAACAATTATACAAATAATATTTCTTACAACCAAACTTCAAATAAAATTTAGCCCACAAATTTATGTCTTTTCAATTATCTTATTTATTGGCGGAATTTATATAAACAACCTATTCAATAATAACAATAATCCTAAAATTTGA
- a CDS encoding nucleoside triphosphate pyrophosphohydrolase family protein, protein MELNEYQTKAKQTAKYKNKKEELILTTLGLAGETGEVVEKIKKLGRDREYILDEEYLLAIKKELGDVLWYISNLSNNLGITLEDVAITNLEKLKKRHKNGTISGEGDER, encoded by the coding sequence ATGGAATTAAATGAATATCAAACAAAAGCTAAGCAAACTGCAAAATATAAAAACAAAAAAGAAGAATTGATTTTAACCACACTTGGACTTGCTGGAGAAACAGGAGAGGTGGTAGAAAAAATAAAAAAATTAGGTCGAGATAGAGAATATATCCTTGATGAAGAATATTTATTAGCAATAAAGAAAGAACTTGGTGACGTATTGTGGTATATTTCAAATTTAAGTAATAACCTTGGCATAACACTTGAAGATGTTGCAATAACCAATCTAGAAAAGTTAAAAAAAAGACATAAAAACGGTACAATTAGTGGTGAGGGTGATGAGAGATAA
- a CDS encoding LysM peptidoglycan-binding domain-containing M23 family metallopeptidase, whose amino-acid sequence MSKCILLFAILFFFAQFNYIYSYPEIQSFSNKDPVFYDLRRKIVKYNKRENVPLFIYLYRVREGDTFFRIANKLNGWQASIATINMLDSPVLKVGQEILFPSKKGLFILNSKEYRFNNLLLATRDLKKAEKIKIKRNNKIYDFYFFDSIEQPKLSFFSTTEMLFFLNSDFIFPLKKFIISSDFGFRPDPFTGVNNFHTGIDLAAPINTLVFCSAYGVVGLVGFNNVYGNFVVVEHKNNVKSLYGHLNSYFVKRGDILRTGDIIGKVGQTGRSTGPHLHFEILKRDAPVNPITILK is encoded by the coding sequence ATGAGTAAATGTATTCTTTTATTTGCAATTCTATTCTTTTTTGCACAATTTAATTACATATATTCTTATCCTGAGATACAAAGTTTTTCAAATAAAGATCCTGTTTTTTATGATCTGAGAAGAAAAATTGTTAAATATAATAAAAGAGAAAATGTTCCTTTGTTTATTTATTTATATCGAGTAAGGGAAGGTGATACTTTTTTTAGGATTGCAAATAAATTAAATGGTTGGCAAGCTAGTATTGCTACAATTAACATGTTAGATTCTCCTGTTTTAAAGGTAGGACAAGAAATTTTATTCCCCAGTAAGAAAGGTCTTTTTATCCTTAATAGTAAGGAATATAGATTTAATAATTTACTCTTAGCAACAAGGGATTTAAAAAAAGCAGAAAAAATAAAAATTAAGAGAAATAATAAGATTTATGATTTTTATTTTTTTGATTCGATTGAACAGCCAAAATTAAGTTTTTTTTCAACTACAGAAATGCTTTTCTTTTTAAATTCTGATTTTATTTTTCCTTTGAAGAAATTTATTATAAGTTCTGATTTTGGCTTTAGACCAGATCCTTTTACTGGTGTTAACAATTTTCATACAGGTATAGATCTTGCAGCTCCAATTAACACTTTGGTTTTTTGTTCAGCTTATGGTGTTGTAGGTTTAGTTGGGTTTAATAATGTTTATGGTAATTTTGTTGTTGTTGAACATAAAAATAATGTTAAATCTCTTTATGGACATCTTAATTCTTATTTTGTCAAAAGGGGGGATATTTTAAGAACAGGAGATATTATTGGTAAAGTAGGACAAACTGGTAGATCTACAGGGCCTCATTTACATTTTGAAATATTAAAGAGAGATGCTCCTGTTAATCCTATAACAATTTTAAAATAG
- a CDS encoding sigma-54-dependent transcriptional regulator: MSKLLVADDEKNIREGIATYLEEEGYFVFTASDGEEALETIQNEKIDAIISDLRMPQISGEELLKIVKDRNPNIPFIILTAHGTVDSAVDAMREGAYDFLTKPVDLERLLLIIKRALKKKNDKKQQNILQKNVIIRKNLSYYEEIFGKSLIMQKILELVKKIAKSKASVLITGESGVGKEVIADAIFDLSNRNDKPFIKVNCAALSESILESELFGHEKGAFTGAISQKKGRFELADKGTIFLDEIVEVSPEVQVKLLRVLQNKTFERVGGETTMQVDIRLLTATNKNIEEEIQKGKFREDLFYRLNIININIPPLRERKDDIPNLTKILIKDVASENNKEEKSISNDALKALYAYDWPGNIRELKNVLESALILSKGKQIVKDDLPPKIKNNTNQTFNITLPIGISLKEAEKEIIKQTLLHSKNNKSKCAEILKIGRKTLHNKITEYNIH; this comes from the coding sequence ATGAGTAAATTATTAGTAGCAGATGATGAAAAAAACATACGAGAAGGAATAGCAACTTATCTTGAAGAAGAGGGTTACTTTGTATTTACTGCTAGTGATGGCGAAGAAGCGCTTGAAACAATTCAAAATGAAAAAATCGATGCTATAATCTCTGATCTTAGAATGCCTCAAATATCAGGAGAAGAATTATTAAAAATTGTAAAAGACAGAAATCCAAATATACCTTTTATCATTCTTACAGCACATGGCACTGTAGATTCAGCTGTTGATGCTATGCGAGAAGGTGCTTATGACTTTTTAACAAAACCTGTTGACCTTGAAAGATTATTATTAATCATCAAGCGAGCTCTAAAAAAAAAGAATGATAAAAAACAACAAAACATATTACAAAAAAACGTAATTATACGAAAAAATTTAAGCTATTATGAAGAAATATTTGGAAAATCACTTATAATGCAAAAAATCTTAGAACTTGTAAAAAAAATTGCAAAATCAAAAGCATCTGTTCTAATAACTGGAGAAAGCGGTGTTGGAAAAGAAGTAATAGCAGATGCAATATTTGATTTATCAAATAGAAACGACAAACCTTTTATTAAAGTCAATTGTGCCGCACTATCTGAAAGCATACTTGAGAGCGAACTTTTTGGACATGAAAAAGGAGCATTCACAGGTGCAATTTCTCAAAAAAAAGGTAGATTTGAACTAGCAGATAAAGGAACCATATTTTTAGACGAAATAGTAGAAGTATCACCTGAAGTACAAGTAAAATTACTAAGAGTACTGCAAAATAAAACATTTGAACGAGTAGGCGGAGAGACCACTATGCAAGTTGACATTAGGTTACTAACAGCAACAAATAAAAATATTGAAGAAGAAATTCAAAAAGGAAAATTTAGAGAAGATTTATTTTATAGACTTAATATAATAAATATAAATATTCCACCATTAAGAGAAAGAAAAGATGACATTCCAAATTTAACAAAAATATTAATTAAAGATGTTGCAAGTGAAAATAATAAAGAAGAAAAAAGTATTTCCAATGATGCACTAAAAGCTCTTTATGCATATGATTGGCCAGGAAATATTAGAGAATTAAAAAATGTACTTGAGAGTGCATTAATCTTATCTAAAGGGAAACAAATTGTTAAAGATGACCTACCTCCTAAAATCAAAAATAACACAAATCAAACATTCAATATAACACTACCAATAGGAATAAGCTTAAAAGAAGCAGAAAAAGAGATCATCAAACAAACACTTCTTCATTCAAAGAATAATAAAAGTAAATGTGCTGAAATACTTAAAATTGGAAGAAAAACTTTACACAATAAAATCACAGAGTATAACATACATTAA
- a CDS encoding two-component system sensor histidine kinase NtrB produces the protein MSKFLKKTLTKLNKLSSDQKLKFIQDIYKKIEIYDGIFASINEGIMVLDKINNIIYLNKMLFQILSISPKYKLETLKDISIPTLTNLIEELATNEDKIIGFEVQISTNIYIKISFMPYVRDQKLEGNIILIEDIKDKKHKEELFRRAEALAAFTRHARNIAHEIKNPLGAIDINLQLLKKEIDRQNIESKKANHYFKIIKEEINRMDKTVTDFLLTVRPIKIMPQKRDISDIIKSVYNLLNPELKNKNIKFILGLKKVSFVLIDEKLIRQVIINIVKNAEEALLESNKKIKKIEIFTHENEDNIYISIKDNANGIKNETKDDIFKPQFSTKENGSGIGLTISYKIVKEHGGEIFVESKEMKGTSFTITLPKLNKGKILIEGCLENE, from the coding sequence ATGAGCAAATTTTTAAAAAAAACATTGACTAAATTAAATAAATTATCAAGTGACCAAAAACTTAAATTCATACAAGATATTTATAAAAAAATAGAAATATATGATGGTATTTTTGCATCTATTAATGAAGGAATTATGGTACTTGATAAAATCAACAACATAATTTATCTAAACAAAATGTTATTTCAAATTCTATCTATAAGCCCCAAATATAAATTAGAAACTCTTAAAGATATTTCAATTCCAACACTAACAAATCTCATAGAAGAACTAGCAACAAATGAAGATAAAATAATAGGATTTGAAGTACAAATTTCAACAAATATATATATCAAAATATCATTTATGCCATATGTAAGAGATCAAAAACTTGAAGGCAATATCATTTTAATTGAAGATATTAAAGATAAAAAACATAAAGAAGAACTCTTTAGAAGAGCTGAAGCTTTAGCTGCATTTACAAGACATGCAAGAAACATAGCACATGAAATCAAAAATCCTCTAGGAGCAATTGATATAAATTTACAACTACTTAAAAAAGAAATAGATAGACAAAACATCGAAAGCAAAAAAGCAAATCATTACTTTAAAATAATTAAAGAAGAAATAAATAGAATGGACAAAACAGTAACAGATTTTTTATTAACAGTAAGACCAATAAAAATAATGCCACAAAAAAGAGATATCTCAGACATTATAAAAAGTGTATATAATCTATTAAATCCAGAATTAAAAAACAAAAATATTAAATTTATACTCGGTTTAAAAAAAGTAAGCTTTGTATTAATTGATGAAAAACTTATAAGACAAGTAATTATTAACATAGTCAAAAATGCAGAAGAAGCATTACTTGAATCAAATAAAAAAATAAAAAAAATAGAAATATTTACTCATGAAAATGAAGATAACATTTATATTTCTATTAAAGATAATGCTAATGGAATAAAAAACGAAACAAAAGACGATATATTTAAACCCCAATTCAGTACAAAAGAAAATGGAAGTGGTATAGGACTCACCATTTCCTATAAAATAGTTAAAGAACATGGTGGTGAAATTTTTGTAGAAAGTAAAGAAATGAAAGGAACATCTTTTACAATAACACTTCCAAAACTAAATAAGGGCAAAATTTTAATTGAAGGATGTTTAGAAAATGAGTAA
- a CDS encoding DNA polymerase III subunit gamma/tau: MKILPEIAKTIINEYKKENLPNAMLFWGERFSFKKTTAIALAKEILNIKNLTNPNLIILSDLNIVEAKAYLSSTSNEVINRYLEYVKNIIFAKYNFSSDKNLKKIETNINFINNVYYNNQYNDTTKKELINKIEEIIKEINFNITIKDVRTIKHWVLSEKNKIKVIYINKIENLNFNVYNALLKILEEPPSKIYFILTTRNKNKIPKTILSRLRIYTFKKENREFEINLFQETFKKNDKLTIEEYFKSFNSEEHTKLQEEVKKILNIIQEKQSIFNLSSINFIKDDNIFGLFLEELISQLRNEFLNQNLDINTYLQRLEYLKYILKYNPYNQNKKLIIENLMLHYED, encoded by the coding sequence ATGAAAATATTACCTGAAATAGCTAAAACAATAATTAATGAATACAAAAAAGAAAATTTACCAAATGCAATGCTTTTTTGGGGAGAAAGATTTTCTTTTAAAAAGACAACTGCAATTGCACTCGCAAAAGAAATTCTAAACATAAAAAATTTAACAAATCCTAATTTAATTATTCTCTCAGATCTTAATATAGTGGAAGCAAAAGCTTATCTCAGCTCAACATCAAACGAAGTTATAAATCGATATCTAGAATATGTTAAAAATATTATCTTTGCAAAATACAACTTTAGTAGTGACAAAAATTTAAAAAAAATAGAAACAAATATCAATTTTATTAATAATGTCTACTATAACAATCAATACAATGACACAACAAAAAAAGAACTTATTAATAAAATTGAAGAAATAATTAAAGAGATAAATTTTAACATTACAATTAAGGATGTTAGAACAATTAAACATTGGGTATTATCTGAAAAAAACAAGATAAAGGTAATTTACATTAATAAAATTGAAAACCTTAATTTTAATGTCTATAATGCATTATTAAAAATACTAGAAGAACCACCTTCAAAGATCTATTTCATTTTAACTACAAGAAATAAAAACAAAATTCCAAAAACAATTTTATCAAGACTTAGAATATACACATTCAAAAAAGAAAACAGAGAATTTGAAATTAATCTCTTTCAGGAAACTTTTAAAAAAAATGACAAGCTTACAATAGAAGAATACTTTAAATCATTTAATAGCGAAGAACACACAAAATTACAAGAAGAAGTTAAAAAAATTTTAAATATCATACAAGAAAAACAAAGTATATTTAATCTAAGTTCAATTAATTTCATAAAAGACGACAACATATTCGGTCTCTTTTTAGAAGAACTTATAAGCCAACTTAGAAATGAATTTTTAAACCAAAATTTAGATATAAACACATACTTACAAAGATTAGAATATTTAAAATACATACTGAAATATAATCCTTACAATCAAAATAAAAAATTAATAATCGAAAATCTAATGTTACATTATGAGGATTAA
- a CDS encoding CvpA family protein, with translation MLNNPFKITGIVDILIIIIFTSLGLRGFLRGFIKEITGFVEIFTLIFLLYNKTNDFKILISPILDLSYVQALLVFFLVIHIGFLILQALIESIISHLKLLFFNRILGLVLGLLEAFGIIAIVVYIIHAQQIFNPSYFLEGSNFLEYLNPGINYLFKISKT, from the coding sequence ATGCTAAACAATCCTTTTAAAATAACAGGCATAGTTGACATATTAATAATAATAATTTTTACATCATTAGGACTCAGAGGATTTTTACGAGGTTTTATTAAAGAAATTACTGGATTTGTCGAAATTTTTACTTTAATATTTTTACTTTACAATAAAACTAATGATTTCAAGATATTAATATCGCCAATCCTTGATTTATCATATGTTCAAGCACTATTAGTATTTTTCCTAGTAATACACATAGGATTTTTGATTTTACAAGCATTAATTGAATCAATAATAAGTCATCTTAAATTACTATTTTTCAACAGAATACTTGGTCTTGTACTTGGTTTACTTGAAGCTTTTGGAATAATAGCAATTGTAGTATATATAATTCATGCTCAACAAATATTTAATCCTAGCTATTTCTTAGAAGGAAGTAACTTTCTTGAATATCTCAATCCTGGAATAAATTACCTATTTAAAATATCAAAAACATAG
- the murG gene encoding undecaprenyldiphospho-muramoylpentapeptide beta-N-acetylglucosaminyltransferase, protein MNTKKRIFFTGGGTGGHIFPGIAIISKLKEYDTNIEFFWLGKKNSIEEKLIQEYEYIKFIAIPSGKLRRYFSLQNFTDFFKVIFGIIKSFLIIQKYKPQIIYATGGFVSSPPIIAASLLGVKSITHEMDLDPGLATKINSKFAHKIHISFQESTKYFKNKNVLYTGSPIRKEFLNPKSDIIKNLTQNTQKPIISIIGGSLGAEILNKLVINIKNKIDVYFIHQCGKNVDPTREDNYLRRQFFNAEEMASIIKFSDIIISRAGAGAIKEFANAGACAILVPFIKGSRGDQVKNANLLVNQNACLKIDEDDLNEIKIINLIKEILDNKEKFNIIKQNIKKFHNQDSSNIIANLLLKEFEDINAKQSF, encoded by the coding sequence ATAAACACTAAGAAAAGGATTTTTTTTACAGGAGGGGGCACAGGAGGACATATCTTTCCAGGAATAGCAATAATTTCCAAATTAAAAGAATACGATACAAATATTGAATTTTTTTGGCTGGGGAAAAAAAATTCAATAGAAGAAAAACTTATTCAAGAATACGAATACATCAAATTTATTGCAATTCCATCAGGGAAACTCAGAAGATATTTCTCTTTACAAAATTTCACTGATTTTTTCAAAGTAATATTTGGAATAATAAAAAGCTTTCTCATCATACAAAAATATAAACCACAAATCATATATGCAACTGGTGGTTTTGTATCAAGTCCTCCTATTATTGCAGCAAGCTTACTTGGAGTAAAAAGTATAACTCACGAAATGGATCTTGATCCTGGACTTGCAACAAAAATTAACTCAAAATTTGCACACAAAATACATATAAGCTTTCAAGAAAGCACAAAATATTTTAAAAATAAAAATGTCTTATATACAGGATCACCAATAAGAAAAGAATTTCTAAATCCAAAATCAGATATAATCAAGAATTTAACTCAAAATACACAAAAACCCATAATTAGCATAATTGGGGGTTCCCTTGGAGCAGAAATTTTAAACAAATTAGTTATAAATATAAAAAACAAGATTGATGTCTATTTTATTCACCAATGTGGCAAAAATGTAGATCCAACTAGAGAAGACAATTATCTAAGAAGACAATTTTTTAATGCAGAAGAAATGGCAAGTATAATAAAATTTTCAGATATAATAATAAGCAGAGCCGGAGCTGGGGCCATTAAGGAATTTGCAAATGCTGGTGCATGCGCAATACTTGTTCCATTTATAAAGGGCTCACGAGGAGATCAAGTTAAAAATGCAAATTTATTAGTAAATCAAAATGCATGTTTAAAAATAGATGAGGATGACTTAAATGAAATTAAAATCATAAACTTGATAAAAGAAATTTTAGATAATAAAGAAAAATTTAATATAATAAAACAGAATATAAAAAAATTTCACAATCAAGATTCATCAAATATAATAGCCAATCTATTATTAAAGGAATTTGAGGACATAAATGCTAAACAATCCTTTTAA
- a CDS encoding PfkB family carbohydrate kinase encodes MKRVLAMHDISTIGKASLTICIPVISSFNIQVCPLVTSVLSATTNYKEFEIIDLTNKLTKFILSWKNQNENFDIFYSGFLGNNKQHKIIEQTLKLFEFEKIIIDPVFADNNMLYPTFDYKIVSGFREIIKHADIITPNITELKMLAKTEKIRNKDEIIKATSKLEIKGTIIVTSIEKDNFIGTAAYNTKTKEYSEFFLEKLEQNFSGTGDLFTSLLIGYLETYEIEYALKQATKVTHSIIKHSTLNNNSKKKDIQIEFFLKNSF; translated from the coding sequence ATGAAACGCGTATTAGCCATGCATGATATTTCAACCATAGGTAAAGCATCACTTACAATATGCATACCAGTAATATCATCATTTAATATTCAAGTTTGTCCACTAGTAACTTCTGTTCTCTCTGCAACAACAAATTACAAAGAATTCGAAATAATAGATTTAACAAATAAATTAACAAAGTTTATATTATCCTGGAAAAATCAAAATGAAAATTTTGATATATTTTATAGTGGATTTCTTGGAAACAACAAACAACATAAAATAATAGAACAAACTCTCAAACTATTTGAATTTGAAAAAATAATAATCGATCCTGTTTTTGCAGACAATAACATGCTCTATCCTACTTTTGATTACAAAATAGTAAGTGGTTTTAGAGAAATAATAAAACATGCAGATATAATAACACCAAATATTACAGAGCTAAAAATGTTAGCAAAAACTGAAAAAATTAGAAATAAAGATGAAATAATAAAAGCAACATCAAAGCTTGAAATAAAAGGAACAATTATAGTTACAAGCATAGAAAAAGACAATTTCATAGGAACTGCTGCTTACAATACAAAAACAAAGGAATATTCAGAATTTTTTTTAGAAAAATTAGAACAAAATTTTAGTGGAACAGGAGACCTATTTACAAGCTTGCTAATAGGATATCTTGAAACATATGAAATAGAATATGCATTAAAACAAGCAACTAAAGTTACTCATTCAATAATAAAACATTCTACTCTAAACAATAATTCGAAAAAAAAAGACATTCAAATTGAATTTTTTTTAAAAAACAGTTTTTAA
- the tsaD gene encoding tRNA (adenosine(37)-N6)-threonylcarbamoyltransferase complex transferase subunit TsaD, which yields MKVLGIESSCDDCCAAIVENGKTILSNIKLSQKEHKKYYGIVPEIASRLHTEFIMYVCQQAITSAQINISEIDLIAVTSKPGLIGSLIVGVNFAKGLSIALKKPLICIDHILGHLYAPLLNHTIEYPFLSLVLSGGHTILAKQNNFDDIAILGRTLDDACGEAFDKIAKHYNMGFPGGPNIEKLAIDGNQYAFNFPITIFDKKENRYDFSYSGLKTACIHQLEKFKNDNAKTTNNNIAASFQRAAFENLIIPIKRAIKDTNIKKLIISGGVASNLYLREKIKNLEIETYYPPIDLCTDNGAMIAGIGYLMYLKYGASPIETNANSRIENYKYKKGVKL from the coding sequence ATGAAGGTACTTGGAATAGAAAGCTCATGTGATGATTGTTGTGCAGCTATAGTAGAAAATGGCAAAACAATTTTAAGCAACATTAAACTTAGTCAAAAAGAACACAAAAAATATTACGGAATAGTACCAGAAATTGCCTCAAGACTACATACAGAATTCATTATGTATGTTTGCCAACAAGCCATAACAAGTGCTCAAATAAATATATCTGAAATAGATTTAATAGCAGTTACATCTAAACCTGGGCTTATTGGCTCTTTAATTGTTGGTGTAAACTTTGCCAAAGGACTATCCATTGCCTTAAAAAAACCTCTAATTTGTATTGATCATATTTTAGGACATCTTTATGCACCTTTGCTAAATCACACAATAGAATATCCATTTCTATCATTAGTATTAAGTGGAGGGCATACAATACTTGCCAAACAAAATAATTTTGATGATATTGCAATACTTGGAAGGACACTTGATGATGCTTGTGGAGAAGCATTTGACAAAATAGCAAAACATTATAACATGGGATTTCCTGGTGGCCCAAATATAGAAAAATTGGCTATAGACGGCAACCAATATGCATTTAATTTTCCAATTACAATTTTTGACAAAAAAGAAAATAGATACGACTTCTCATATTCGGGACTCAAAACAGCATGCATACATCAACTTGAAAAATTTAAAAATGACAATGCCAAAACAACAAATAACAATATTGCTGCCAGTTTTCAAAGAGCAGCTTTTGAAAATTTAATAATTCCAATAAAAAGAGCAATAAAGGATACTAACATAAAAAAATTAATAATATCTGGAGGAGTCGCAAGCAATCTTTATTTAAGAGAAAAAATTAAAAACCTTGAAATAGAAACATACTATCCCCCAATTGACCTTTGTACAGACAACGGAGCAATGATTGCAGGAATTGGATATCTTATGTATTTAAAATATGGAGCAAGTCCCATTGAAACTAATGCAAACTCCAGAATAGAAAATTATAAATATAAAAAAGGAGTAAAATTATGA
- a CDS encoding divergent polysaccharide deacetylase family protein: protein MNIQTIYVFIKKHKLKIKVLFIIITSFASISILFSSFAYLKSNNNNINLKLKDKLAKLKRQNLTKTKQKLKLNNSKPEFYLIIDDVGYDEFMLDEFIKINLNINFSIIPFLPKSMEFYNKLQNKNKIIMIHFPMQSKHKNSIEKFHININDDEITIRTKIETTFNAYPNAKIMNNHMGSLITSNENIMKIMLIKLKEKNKYFFDSLTTKDSISVQTGKNIGILVEQRDIFLDNRDNEKSVIKALERAKQIARTKGIVKVIGHIWSKNTLKILQQESEELKKEFVFKNLINLYQREENNEGTWNRKLM, encoded by the coding sequence ATGAATATTCAAACTATTTATGTTTTTATTAAAAAACATAAGTTAAAAATTAAAGTATTGTTTATCATAATTACATCTTTTGCGTCAATAAGTATATTGTTTTCTAGTTTTGCATATCTAAAATCCAATAACAATAACATTAATTTAAAGTTAAAAGATAAATTGGCAAAACTTAAAAGACAAAATTTAACAAAAACAAAACAAAAATTAAAACTCAACAATTCAAAACCAGAATTTTATCTTATAATTGATGACGTTGGATATGACGAATTTATGTTAGACGAATTTATAAAAATTAATCTAAACATTAATTTTTCAATTATTCCCTTTTTACCAAAATCAATGGAATTTTATAACAAGCTACAAAATAAAAACAAAATTATAATGATTCATTTCCCAATGCAATCAAAGCATAAAAATTCAATAGAAAAATTTCATATCAATATAAATGATGATGAAATTACTATACGAACAAAAATTGAAACAACATTCAATGCATATCCAAATGCAAAGATAATGAATAATCATATGGGAAGTCTCATTACCTCAAATGAAAATATTATGAAAATCATGTTAATAAAACTTAAAGAAAAAAATAAATATTTCTTTGACAGTCTCACTACTAAAGACAGCATATCTGTACAAACTGGTAAAAACATTGGGATTTTAGTAGAACAAAGAGATATATTCCTTGATAATAGAGATAATGAAAAATCTGTAATTAAAGCACTTGAGCGAGCAAAACAAATAGCTAGAACAAAAGGAATTGTCAAGGTAATAGGACATATTTGGTCGAAAAACACCCTTAAAATACTTCAACAAGAATCAGAAGAGTTAAAGAAAGAATTTGTATTTAAAAATTTAATAAACCTTTATCAAAGAGAGGAAAACAATGAAGGTACTTGGAATAGAAAGCTCATGTGA